Proteins encoded in a region of the Solanum dulcamara chromosome 9, daSolDulc1.2, whole genome shotgun sequence genome:
- the LOC129903263 gene encoding putative E3 ubiquitin-protein ligase XBAT31, with the protein MGQGLSCGTSDEHGLFSAVQCGDLEILKSVFEKNPSLIHHSTVYDRQSLLHIAAANGQIEVVSMLLNKAINPDLLNRYKQTPLMLAAMHGRISCVEMLIEAGANILKFDSLNGRTCLHYAAYYGHFESLKVILSSARTSHVAASWGYARFVNVRDGKGATPLHLAARQRRAECVHSLLDNGALVCASTGGYGFPGSTPLHLAARGGSLDCIRELLAWGADRLHRDASGRISYTVALRYHHGACAALLNPSSAEPLVWPSPLKFISQLNDEAKALLERALMEANKEREKNILKGTDYSPPSPTQSDAGMDDNMSEVSDTEVCCICFDQLCTIEVQDCGHQMCAHCVLALCCHNKPNPTTTSPPEPVCPFCRSNIVQLQAIKVTKDEDVDSDFHSSKLRKTRRSRNFSEGSSSFKGLSAVSSFGKMTGRGSGRIAAENEWIDKPITLD; encoded by the exons ATGGGTCAGGGATTGAGTTGTGGGACGAGTGATGAACATGGGTTATTCAGTGCTGTTCAGTGTGGTGATTTGGAGATACTAAAATCtgtttttgagaaaaatccATCTCTTATTCATCATTCTACTGTATATGATCGACAATCTCTTCTTCATATTGCTGCTGCCAATGGCCAGATCGAg GTTGTTTCTATGCTTTTAAACAAAGCTATCAACCCAGATTTGTTGAATCGATATAAGCAG ACTCCATTGATGTTAGCAGCAATGCATGGGAGGATCTCTTGTGTGGAAATGCTAATTGAAGCAGGAGCCAAT ATTTTGAAGTTTGATTCACTTAATGGAAGAACATGTTTGCACTATGCTGCATACTATGGACATTTTGAATCACTTAAAGTAATTCTTTCCTCAGCTCGTACATCCCATGTTGCAGCATCTTG GGGATATGCCAGGTTTGTGAATGTTAGAGATGGTAAAGGAGCAACACCGTTGCACTTAGCAGCCCGTCAAAGACGGGCTGAATGTGTTCACAGTTTGCTCGACAATGGCGCTCTGGTTTGCGCGTCAACTGGTGGATATGG ATTTCCTGGTAGCACTCCGCTTCATTTGGCTGCAAGAGGTGGTTCTCTTGATTGCATCCGTGAATTGTTGGCGTGGGGAGCAGATCGACTACATAGAGATGCCTCGGG GAGAATATCATACACGGTTGCTTTAAGGTACCACCATGGCGCTTGTGCCGCTTTGTTGAATCCTTCATCGGCAGAGCCACTTGTGTGGCCATCGCCGTTGAAGTTCATCAGTCAGCTGAATGATGAGGCGAAAGCTTTACTAGAACGTGCGTTAATGGAAGCGAATAAGGAGAGggaaaaaaatatcttaaagGGGACAGATTACTCTCCACCTTCCCCAACCCAATCTGATGCAGGGATGGATGACAACATGTCTGAG GTCAGTGATACGGAAGTATGTTGTATATGTTTTGATCAATTATGCACAATTGAAGTCCAGGACTGTGGGCACCAGATGTGTGCACATTGTGTACTGGCCTTATGCTGCCATAACAAGCCAAATCCAACCACGACTAGTCCACCAGAACCCGTATGCCCATTCTGTAGAAGCAACATTGTACAGTTACAAGCTATCAAGGTCACAAAGGACGAAGATGTGGATTCTGATTTCCACTCCTCAAAGCTTCGAAAGACTAGGAGATCACGAAACTTCAGCGAGGGCAGCAGTAGTTTTAAGGGGTTATCAGCAGTAAGTTCTTTTGGCAAAATGACTGGTCGTGGCTCAGGTAGGATTGCTGCTGAAAATGAATGGATCGATAAGCCTATAACCCTTGATTGA